The Ochrobactrum quorumnocens genome has a segment encoding these proteins:
- a CDS encoding MFS transporter, producing MTLDIAVARQKANTSLTLLTASIGCAMTVLDTNVVAVILPTIARDYGASFADVEWVISTYVLCFASLLLPAGAIADRFGRRLVFLIGIGAFALSSWLCGAAPSAAVLYLARAAQGISAALMLAPALAIIGHTFHQEEARNRAWAMWGAIMGLTMVLSPILGGVIAYALGWRWAFYINIPICVALAVAALRLIEESRDINARRLDPFGFVSFSAAMFGITWGLINGQAHGWSSSVALTGFVGGSVALVIFVIAETIQSRPMLDLSLFRNPRFVGGVWAMFAYAACAQVMASMLPLFLQNGLGRTALQAGFAMFPFAIAMLIFPNVGRLLSRQFGSREILSLGLLIVGIGSLLTAWGARDEAWYAVICGMLVLGSGGGLLNGETQKAIMAVVPRERAGMASGISTTSRFSGILLGFAVLSGILASVVRAALIQINCADPTCTSAFAEAIVAGDLPAALAGIAPSARETATAVAMKGYSTGFATALTVSAIMAIVSALMVYGLMHRGKPLPKA from the coding sequence ATGACCTTGGACATCGCAGTTGCTCGCCAGAAGGCAAATACATCCTTAACACTTTTGACCGCCTCTATCGGTTGCGCCATGACGGTGTTGGATACGAACGTCGTTGCTGTGATTTTGCCAACCATAGCGCGTGATTACGGGGCGTCTTTCGCAGATGTTGAATGGGTCATCAGTACATATGTGTTGTGTTTTGCGTCCCTGCTTCTGCCTGCAGGAGCAATTGCGGATCGCTTCGGTCGTCGCCTGGTCTTTTTGATCGGCATCGGAGCATTTGCGCTGTCCTCTTGGTTATGTGGCGCTGCTCCCTCAGCAGCAGTGCTTTATCTGGCACGTGCAGCACAGGGCATAAGTGCGGCCTTGATGCTGGCGCCAGCGCTTGCAATTATCGGGCACACTTTTCATCAGGAAGAGGCTCGTAATCGCGCCTGGGCGATGTGGGGTGCAATCATGGGCCTTACGATGGTTCTGTCGCCAATTCTGGGCGGAGTGATCGCTTATGCTCTGGGATGGCGATGGGCATTTTACATCAATATACCGATATGCGTTGCATTAGCAGTCGCCGCCCTACGACTGATCGAAGAATCCAGAGACATCAACGCACGGCGGCTTGATCCGTTTGGTTTTGTTTCTTTTTCAGCGGCTATGTTTGGAATAACGTGGGGGTTGATCAATGGGCAGGCTCATGGGTGGTCATCGTCCGTTGCACTTACTGGATTTGTTGGTGGTAGCGTGGCGCTTGTAATCTTTGTGATCGCTGAGACCATCCAAAGCCGTCCGATGCTCGACTTGAGCCTGTTTCGCAATCCACGGTTTGTTGGAGGAGTATGGGCGATGTTTGCCTATGCCGCCTGCGCTCAGGTCATGGCTTCCATGTTGCCTTTGTTTCTTCAAAATGGTCTTGGACGAACGGCTCTGCAAGCAGGCTTTGCGATGTTTCCGTTTGCCATCGCAATGTTGATCTTCCCAAATGTCGGTCGGCTTCTCAGCAGGCAATTTGGTTCGAGAGAAATCCTTTCACTTGGCCTTCTGATTGTAGGTATAGGTAGCTTATTGACTGCCTGGGGTGCACGTGATGAGGCGTGGTACGCTGTTATATGCGGCATGCTGGTTCTGGGTAGTGGCGGTGGGCTTCTCAATGGTGAAACGCAAAAAGCGATTATGGCGGTGGTTCCCAGAGAAAGAGCAGGCATGGCGTCGGGCATCAGCACCACATCCCGATTTTCCGGAATTCTCCTGGGATTTGCCGTGTTAAGCGGAATACTTGCAAGCGTCGTAAGAGCTGCACTTATTCAGATCAACTGTGCTGACCCAACATGCACGTCCGCTTTTGCTGAGGCGATTGTGGCAGGTGATTTACCAGCCGCACTTGCCGGAATTGCGCCTTCCGCGCGCGAAACAGCAACTGCTGTCGCTATGAAAGGATATTCAACGGGCTTTGCAACGGCACTGACTGTTTCGGCAATCATGGCGATTGTGTCTGCTTTAATGGTTTATGGCCTTATGCACCGTGGGAAACCGTTGCCGAAGGCTTAG
- the nhaA gene encoding Na+/H+ antiporter NhaA, which produces MAGRIQSTIRNFLDSESSGGLLLIASAIAALLVANSPLAETYFRTLHVYLGPLSVQHWVNDALMAIFFLMVGLEIKREMVDGHLSSWPRRILPGAAAAAGMAVPAMVYLAFNLNNGAAHGWAIPAATDIAFALGVISLLGSRVPTSLKVFLAALAIIDDLGAVIIIGIFYTSGVSVIDLTLAGGVFTVLVALNLAGVKRLTPYLLVGILLWFFTYRSGVHATIAGVLLALTIPITRTPAKPEASISESPLHLLEHSLIKPVAFLIVPIFGFTNAGVSFSGLGLEAIFAPVTLGVASGLALGKLLGIFGAVLLLVKTGIVDLPAGASWSQMLGTTLLCGIGFTMSLFISLLAFNDALLQDEAKIGILIGSLIAGSAGFIILRFAKRTDGR; this is translated from the coding sequence ATGGCTGGTCGCATTCAAAGTACTATTCGAAATTTTCTCGACAGTGAATCTTCAGGTGGCTTGTTGCTGATTGCGTCAGCAATTGCTGCATTGCTCGTTGCAAATTCTCCACTTGCCGAGACCTATTTCCGTACGCTGCACGTCTATCTGGGACCACTTTCTGTCCAGCACTGGGTGAACGATGCTCTTATGGCCATCTTCTTTCTTATGGTTGGCCTGGAAATAAAACGGGAAATGGTTGATGGCCATCTTTCTTCATGGCCGCGTCGCATCCTGCCCGGGGCAGCAGCTGCTGCTGGCATGGCCGTTCCCGCAATGGTCTATCTTGCGTTTAATCTTAACAATGGCGCTGCCCATGGCTGGGCAATTCCTGCCGCGACCGATATTGCATTTGCCCTTGGCGTAATCTCTTTGCTCGGTTCTCGAGTTCCAACATCTCTAAAGGTTTTTCTTGCCGCGCTTGCAATCATAGACGACCTTGGCGCTGTGATCATCATTGGGATTTTCTATACGTCTGGTGTTTCGGTAATCGATTTGACGTTGGCCGGGGGCGTGTTCACGGTTCTTGTGGCTCTCAATCTGGCAGGCGTAAAGCGCCTGACACCTTATCTCTTAGTTGGTATTTTACTTTGGTTCTTCACCTACCGCTCGGGCGTTCACGCAACGATTGCAGGTGTTTTGCTGGCATTGACCATTCCGATCACGCGCACGCCAGCAAAGCCAGAAGCCAGCATTTCTGAAAGCCCACTGCACCTGCTTGAACATAGCCTGATCAAGCCCGTTGCCTTCCTCATTGTACCGATATTCGGTTTTACAAATGCCGGTGTGAGTTTCTCAGGGCTAGGTTTGGAAGCTATATTTGCTCCGGTTACCTTGGGCGTCGCTTCGGGATTGGCACTGGGTAAACTTTTGGGAATTTTCGGGGCAGTGTTGCTGTTGGTGAAAACGGGCATCGTTGATTTGCCTGCGGGTGCGAGCTGGTCTCAAATGCTCGGAACTACTCTCTTATGTGGTATCGGTTTCACAATGAGCCTGTTTATCTCGCTTCTCGCCTTTAATGATGCGCTGCTACAGGACGAAGCCAAAATAGGGATTCTGATTGGTTCGCTCATCGCGGGCAGCGCCGGCTTCATTATCCTGCGCTTCGCCAAACGAACTGACGGGCGCTAG
- a CDS encoding DUF1643 domain-containing protein — protein sequence MSHELHDPGGKVRLKVKSEIRGDALFSECGRYRRLLTREWDGAEKDGYILWIGMNPSTAAFNVDDPTVFKEQKFTRRWGYGRYVKCNVMDYRATNPKMLLEQGVVPCTQENMQTIVEQALGAEIVVMAYGSLHKKLAHHGQAVTDALRAAGVKLHALKITNNGSPGHPLYLKDTSELIAY from the coding sequence ATGAGCCACGAGCTCCATGATCCGGGTGGCAAGGTTCGCCTTAAGGTTAAATCTGAAATAAGGGGCGATGCTCTATTTTCGGAATGTGGTCGCTACCGGCGCCTCCTTACACGCGAGTGGGATGGAGCAGAGAAGGATGGTTATATACTTTGGATCGGTATGAATCCGAGTACAGCTGCATTCAATGTCGATGATCCCACGGTGTTTAAAGAACAGAAATTTACGCGCCGCTGGGGTTATGGTCGGTATGTGAAATGCAATGTTATGGATTACCGTGCGACCAATCCAAAAATGCTACTTGAGCAAGGCGTCGTTCCTTGTACGCAAGAAAACATGCAAACCATCGTCGAACAGGCCTTAGGTGCCGAGATAGTCGTGATGGCGTATGGCTCGCTTCACAAGAAACTGGCACACCACGGGCAGGCTGTTACTGATGCCTTGCGTGCGGCAGGCGTCAAGCTGCACGCCCTTAAAATTACAAACAACGGTTCGCCTGGGCACCCGTTATATCTCAAGGACACAAGCGAGCTGATCGCATATTAG
- a CDS encoding beta-ketoacyl-ACP synthase III, with product MTPLSSLLAGFGHAVPSRIVHNSEIESEVGLEKGWIERRTGIQTRHWAMEGDTLSGLAAEAGRMALDNAGIAPSEIAMTLLATSTPDHLLPPSAPLLAHKLGLQNSGAIDLAGACSGFLYALTLADGFVCTHGKAVLIVAANILSRRINPVERASAVLFADGAGAVVLAPCKDKQRGLKAAAMASDGSGYDLITIPAGGSNKSFSPDIPVEQFLMSMRDGREVFSRAVDLMTRTSRRVMEEACATASTIDYFIPHQANLRLCDAIRHNLGLEEQQMISTIANFGNSSAATIPLSLSVQHQKQRFKAGEQLLMTAAGAGMSGGAVLFVL from the coding sequence ATGACTCCGCTTTCCTCGCTCCTTGCCGGATTTGGTCATGCCGTTCCTTCGCGTATCGTTCATAATTCAGAAATTGAAAGTGAGGTTGGGCTTGAAAAAGGATGGATAGAAAGACGCACCGGCATTCAAACGCGTCACTGGGCAATGGAAGGCGACACATTAAGCGGTCTCGCAGCCGAAGCCGGCAGGATGGCGCTCGACAATGCGGGCATTGCGCCAAGCGAGATCGCGATGACCTTGCTTGCTACCTCTACGCCGGATCATCTTTTGCCGCCGTCTGCGCCGCTTCTAGCGCATAAGCTTGGGTTGCAAAATTCTGGCGCTATTGATCTTGCCGGAGCCTGCTCAGGTTTTCTCTATGCGCTCACCCTGGCAGATGGCTTTGTATGCACGCATGGCAAAGCGGTGCTAATCGTGGCCGCGAATATTCTAAGCCGCAGGATCAATCCGGTAGAACGGGCGAGTGCCGTTTTGTTCGCAGATGGCGCAGGCGCGGTTGTTCTGGCACCCTGCAAAGACAAACAAAGAGGCCTTAAAGCCGCAGCAATGGCATCCGATGGCAGCGGCTATGATCTCATCACCATTCCCGCAGGCGGCAGCAATAAGTCCTTTTCGCCTGATATTCCTGTGGAACAGTTTCTGATGAGCATGCGTGACGGACGCGAGGTGTTTTCACGCGCCGTCGATCTGATGACACGCACCTCGCGGCGAGTGATGGAAGAAGCCTGCGCAACAGCTTCCACGATTGATTATTTCATTCCCCATCAAGCAAATTTGCGCCTGTGCGATGCCATTCGCCATAATCTAGGGCTTGAAGAGCAGCAAATGATCAGCACGATTGCCAACTTTGGCAACTCATCGGCGGCAACCATCCCGCTGTCATTGTCTGTGCAGCATCAAAAGCAGAGGTTTAAGGCTGGTGAACAACTGCTGATGACAGCGGCGGGTGCGGGCATGAGCGGCGGTGCGGTTCTCTTTGTGCTCTAA
- a CDS encoding adenosylmethionine--8-amino-7-oxononanoate transaminase, producing the protein MTRSPVWHPFTQHALMPPMKRIVATEGAYLFDEDGMRVFDAISSWWVTTHGHRHPLIMDAIRKATENYDQIIFAEFTHEPAEILAKGLLEFAPQGLSHVFFSDSGSTAVEVAIKMALGSFYNRGIVRNRIVVMEHGYHGDTIGTMSAGERGVFNASFEPLLFGVDRLPFPDAAKEQETLDAFDAYCRSGKVAAILIEPLVLGAGGMKLYSSDILRSLKAIASRYGCLFIADEVMTGWGRTGTRFACGQAGITPDILCTSKGLTGGSLPLAATLCTAEIFEAHLSQDRSKTFFHSSSYTANAIACAAAVANLQIWRYEPVEARISALAAQHICHLQRFENDTRFANVRQCGTIAALDLAVPAGGYMAGVGPRLRQLFRERAILLRPLGNVIYLMPPYCTSAEELSKTYDAIDEVASMVLAESPQ; encoded by the coding sequence GTGACCCGCTCTCCTGTCTGGCATCCATTTACGCAGCATGCCCTTATGCCGCCGATGAAGCGTATCGTCGCGACCGAAGGCGCTTACCTGTTCGATGAAGACGGCATGCGCGTCTTCGATGCCATCTCGTCATGGTGGGTGACGACACATGGCCATCGTCATCCCCTGATCATGGATGCAATTCGCAAGGCGACAGAGAACTATGACCAGATTATTTTTGCCGAGTTCACCCATGAACCAGCAGAAATTCTAGCCAAAGGTCTGCTCGAATTTGCGCCACAAGGCCTGAGCCATGTGTTCTTTTCGGATAGCGGGTCAACCGCTGTCGAGGTCGCAATCAAGATGGCACTCGGCAGTTTTTACAATCGCGGCATTGTACGTAATCGCATTGTGGTGATGGAACATGGCTATCATGGCGATACCATTGGTACCATGTCTGCGGGTGAGCGCGGTGTGTTCAATGCATCTTTTGAGCCGCTGCTCTTCGGCGTAGACCGCCTACCCTTCCCCGATGCAGCAAAGGAGCAGGAGACCCTTGATGCCTTTGATGCCTACTGCCGTTCCGGTAAAGTCGCCGCAATTCTGATTGAGCCGTTGGTGCTCGGCGCAGGGGGCATGAAACTTTATAGTAGCGACATATTGCGCAGCTTAAAGGCAATCGCCAGCCGCTACGGTTGCTTGTTTATCGCCGATGAAGTCATGACCGGATGGGGTCGTACCGGCACGCGCTTTGCTTGCGGCCAAGCAGGCATCACGCCAGACATTCTCTGCACCTCGAAAGGCCTGACAGGCGGCTCTCTGCCACTGGCGGCAACGCTGTGCACTGCAGAGATTTTCGAGGCGCATCTCTCGCAAGATCGCAGCAAAACTTTTTTCCATTCCAGCTCTTATACAGCCAATGCGATCGCCTGCGCAGCAGCAGTAGCCAATTTGCAAATCTGGCGTTATGAGCCGGTTGAGGCGCGTATTTCAGCGCTTGCAGCCCAGCATATCTGTCATTTGCAACGCTTCGAGAATGACACGCGATTTGCCAATGTCCGACAATGCGGCACCATCGCGGCACTCGATCTTGCAGTTCCTGCTGGCGGTTATATGGCCGGAGTTGGGCCACGCTTGCGTCAGCTTTTCCGCGAGCGCGCCATACTTTTGCGCCCGCTTGGCAATGTGATCTATCTGATGCCACCCTATTGCACCAGCGCTGAAGAACTCTCCAAAACCTATGATGCGATTGACGAAGTCGCATCAATGGTATTAGCGGAATCTCCGCAATGA
- the bioD gene encoding dethiobiotin synthase yields the protein MTPRYIISGTDTSIGKTVFSAALTGALNASYWKPVQSGLEEETDSEIVARLSGVPAIHIFPEAYRLKEPASPHLAARLEGMEIDMAGLEPPICDGPLIIEGAGGLLVPLNGATVFAEVFARWRIPVILCARTSLGTINHTLLSIEALRSRNIPLHGVAFIGAENIDTQTIIAKIGQVKILGRLPILVSLTKESLSQAFAENFDSASLMEASS from the coding sequence ATGACCCCGCGCTACATTATATCCGGCACAGATACCAGCATTGGCAAAACAGTTTTTTCCGCAGCTTTGACCGGTGCGCTCAACGCCAGTTACTGGAAGCCCGTGCAATCAGGACTGGAAGAAGAAACCGATAGCGAGATCGTCGCACGCCTGAGCGGTGTACCAGCCATACACATATTCCCGGAAGCCTATCGCCTGAAAGAACCAGCCTCGCCGCATCTTGCCGCACGGCTTGAGGGTATGGAGATCGACATGGCCGGACTTGAACCACCCATCTGTGACGGCCCGCTGATCATCGAGGGCGCTGGTGGCTTGCTCGTTCCGCTCAATGGGGCAACAGTCTTCGCTGAAGTCTTCGCCCGCTGGCGCATTCCCGTCATTCTCTGCGCACGCACATCGCTTGGCACGATCAACCACACATTGCTGTCCATCGAAGCGCTGCGCAGCCGCAATATTCCACTTCATGGCGTGGCATTTATCGGCGCTGAAAATATCGACACGCAGACAATCATCGCCAAAATTGGACAGGTGAAAATACTGGGACGCCTGCCCATTCTGGTGAGCCTGACAAAGGAAAGCCTCAGCCAAGCCTTCGCTGAGAATTTCGACAGTGCATCGCTGATGGAGGCAAGCTCGTGA
- a CDS encoding 8-amino-7-oxononanoate synthase: MTMLADYASTLQSLKRKARLRSLVPHHGIDFTSNDFIALASTARLKIAIKAAADRGVPVGAGGSRLLRGNHPEHEALEQEAATFFDAEHVLYFGSGYMANFALFSTLPRRKDLILHDALIHASAHEGIAASKAAHVSIPHNDANAFDYAICNWRKNGGKGRPWIAVESLYSMDGDQAPLNELAAIAEHHDGFLVIDEAHATGVFGTGGRGIAADLEGRENIVVLHTCGKALGVSGALIALPKVLADYLVNRARAFIYSTAPSPLMAAGVREALRIVNDEPKRREALNDLVSFTGKELTQRFGILPSGSHIQPIIIGSNAQALQIAEALQLQGFDIRAIRPPTVPEGTARLRLSITLNVDQQQISHMLDCLAATMKEHKS; encoded by the coding sequence ATGACTATGCTTGCCGATTATGCCTCGACGCTTCAGAGCCTAAAACGCAAAGCACGATTACGCAGCCTTGTGCCACACCATGGTATCGACTTCACGTCCAACGATTTCATTGCTCTCGCAAGTACAGCTCGCCTAAAAATTGCGATCAAGGCCGCGGCGGACAGAGGCGTTCCAGTCGGCGCTGGGGGCTCACGTCTATTACGTGGCAATCACCCCGAACACGAGGCACTGGAACAGGAAGCCGCTACGTTTTTCGATGCCGAGCACGTGCTCTATTTTGGCAGCGGCTATATGGCCAATTTCGCGCTTTTTTCGACTTTGCCAAGGCGTAAAGATCTCATCCTGCATGACGCGCTTATCCATGCAAGTGCCCATGAAGGCATAGCGGCCAGCAAGGCTGCACATGTCAGCATTCCCCACAATGATGCGAATGCATTCGACTATGCTATCTGCAACTGGCGCAAAAACGGCGGCAAAGGGCGACCATGGATTGCGGTAGAAAGCCTTTATTCCATGGACGGCGACCAAGCGCCGCTTAACGAACTCGCAGCAATTGCGGAACACCATGACGGGTTTCTCGTGATCGACGAAGCGCATGCGACTGGTGTCTTCGGTACCGGTGGGCGCGGAATTGCGGCGGATTTAGAGGGGCGAGAAAACATCGTTGTTTTGCATACCTGCGGCAAGGCGCTCGGCGTGTCGGGCGCATTGATTGCTTTGCCGAAGGTGCTTGCTGATTATCTCGTTAATCGTGCACGGGCGTTCATTTATTCTACCGCGCCTTCGCCGCTGATGGCAGCAGGTGTTCGCGAAGCTCTGCGGATCGTAAATGATGAGCCTAAGCGACGGGAAGCACTCAACGATCTCGTCAGTTTTACGGGTAAGGAATTGACGCAACGGTTCGGCATTTTGCCAAGCGGATCGCATATTCAGCCGATTATCATCGGCAGCAATGCGCAGGCCTTGCAAATAGCCGAAGCTCTACAATTGCAAGGCTTCGACATCCGCGCCATTCGCCCGCCGACAGTGCCAGAGGGCACGGCGCGTTTGCGCCTTTCCATTACGCTCAATGTCGATCAACAGCAGATTTCTCACATGCTGGATTGCCTCGCCGCCACCATGAAAGAACACAAGTCATGA
- the bioB gene encoding biotin synthase BioB: protein MSQYSLQTTTKSTRYTAAQVSIIYNLSFSDLLFRAQSVHRMHFDPNAVQMSRLLSIKTGGCAEDCGYCSQSAHYPTGLKASKLMEVEKVLGEARKAKDAGATRYCMGAAWRSPKDRDMETLVAMVEGVKALGMETCMTLGMLTDEQAHDFAKAGLDYYNHNIDTSEHFYPEIITTRTFEDRLNTLETVRMAGIKVCAGGILGMGETIDDRISMLLTLANLPVPPESVPINQLIPITGSKLANAKPVDPLDFIRTIALARILMPTSHLRLSAGRTEMSDEMQALCFFAGANSIFIGDTLLTADNPGEDHDTALFNRLGISPMPLEPAVG from the coding sequence ATGTCGCAATATTCGTTACAAACCACAACGAAATCCACCAGATATACAGCGGCTCAAGTCAGTATTATCTATAATTTATCATTTAGCGATCTTCTTTTCCGCGCTCAGAGCGTGCACCGTATGCATTTCGATCCCAACGCCGTGCAGATGAGTCGCCTTTTATCGATAAAAACCGGTGGTTGCGCTGAAGACTGCGGCTATTGCAGCCAATCAGCCCACTATCCGACCGGCCTCAAAGCATCAAAGCTGATGGAGGTTGAAAAAGTGCTCGGAGAAGCACGCAAGGCCAAGGATGCGGGCGCGACGCGCTATTGCATGGGCGCGGCATGGCGCAGCCCCAAAGACCGCGACATGGAAACGCTTGTTGCCATGGTTGAAGGCGTTAAAGCGCTCGGCATGGAAACCTGCATGACACTAGGCATGCTGACGGATGAACAGGCACATGACTTCGCCAAAGCCGGTCTTGATTATTACAACCATAACATCGACACGTCCGAACATTTCTACCCCGAAATTATCACTACGCGCACTTTTGAAGACCGTCTCAATACACTGGAAACCGTCCGCATGGCGGGCATCAAAGTTTGCGCGGGCGGCATTTTGGGCATGGGCGAGACAATTGACGACCGCATCTCGATGTTGCTGACGCTCGCTAACCTGCCCGTGCCGCCGGAAAGCGTGCCAATTAATCAGCTTATCCCTATCACCGGTTCAAAACTGGCCAATGCCAAGCCTGTCGATCCCCTCGACTTCATCCGTACAATTGCACTCGCACGTATTCTGATGCCGACATCGCATTTGCGCCTGTCTGCCGGACGCACAGAAATGAGTGACGAAATGCAGGCCTTATGCTTCTTCGCAGGCGCAAACTCCATATTCATCGGCGATACGCTGCTAACAGCCGATAATCCCGGCGAAGACCACGATACAGCACTTTTTAACCGCCTTGGCATTTCACCAATGCCATTGGAACCGGCAGTTGGCTAA
- a CDS encoding FadR/GntR family transcriptional regulator, producing MNVVHDLLLDKSAGLGRNLERRTIRDVIADKISALIASGLLSVGDELPGERELASALSVSRQTVRGAIQILAARGILEVAQGARTRVATIDMAGLSIGITSRLNVDLYDVHAVHAARLLVEQKIVGDAAERISIDALELLHRSLDAQASCMDDPVRFLICDREFHVTIYRECGNPLLADIVTDLYTYMMEHRRRAMAQPGAVDGSFADHQVILSALEKRDRVAAMAAFAAHEERIYVSTKKSLAAENR from the coding sequence TTGAACGTTGTTCACGATCTTTTACTCGATAAGAGTGCGGGGCTCGGGCGAAACCTTGAGCGGCGTACCATTCGCGATGTGATCGCAGACAAGATCAGTGCTCTTATTGCTTCTGGATTGCTGAGTGTCGGTGATGAACTTCCGGGGGAAAGAGAGCTGGCGTCTGCACTTTCAGTCAGCCGTCAAACTGTTCGGGGTGCCATCCAAATTTTGGCAGCGCGCGGTATTCTTGAGGTGGCTCAAGGCGCAAGAACGCGTGTGGCAACTATCGATATGGCGGGACTGTCTATTGGTATAACCTCACGCCTCAATGTCGATCTTTACGATGTGCATGCGGTTCACGCTGCACGCTTACTTGTCGAGCAGAAGATTGTCGGTGATGCGGCTGAACGCATCTCGATTGACGCGCTCGAATTGTTGCATCGATCTCTTGATGCGCAGGCCAGTTGCATGGATGATCCAGTCCGTTTTCTTATCTGTGATCGGGAGTTTCACGTAACGATATATCGCGAATGCGGAAACCCGCTCCTCGCTGATATTGTGACAGATCTTTACACTTACATGATGGAGCATCGTCGTCGCGCGATGGCGCAGCCGGGTGCAGTTGACGGAAGTTTTGCTGATCATCAGGTAATCCTGAGCGCGTTGGAAAAACGCGACCGGGTTGCCGCGATGGCAGCTTTTGCCGCGCATGAAGAACGAATTTATGTCTCTACAAAAAAATCTCTGGCCGCTGAAAATCGGTAG
- the denD gene encoding D-erythronate dehydrogenase yields the protein MHVLIIGAAGMVGRKLTEAISRDGGIEGTKIDALTLVDVITPSAPDGYSGKVKTYAADISDPAVAITFVAGRPDVIFHLAAIVSGEAELDFDKGYAINLDGTRYLFEAIRKQGEISPYKPRVVFTSSIAVFGAPFPKKIDDEFFLTPRTSYGTQKAIGELLLADYSRKGFLDGIGIRLPTVCIRPGKPNKAASGFFSNILREPLIGKEATLPVNETVRHWHVSPRRAVGFLLHAATIDLARLGHRCVLNMPGLSATVGEQIEALRRVAGDKAVALIRKEHDPLIAEIVDGWAQDFDASRAIELGFVADTSFDEIIKLHIEDELNQG from the coding sequence ATGCATGTCTTGATTATTGGCGCGGCAGGAATGGTCGGGCGTAAACTTACCGAAGCAATCAGCCGTGATGGGGGTATTGAGGGAACCAAGATCGATGCTTTGACATTGGTGGACGTGATCACTCCTTCCGCCCCTGATGGATATTCCGGCAAGGTTAAGACCTATGCTGCGGATATTTCCGATCCCGCAGTTGCAATCACCTTCGTTGCTGGTCGACCAGATGTCATATTTCATCTTGCAGCTATCGTATCGGGTGAAGCCGAGCTCGATTTCGACAAAGGTTATGCAATCAATCTTGATGGCACACGATATCTGTTCGAAGCTATTCGCAAACAGGGGGAAATCTCTCCATACAAACCGCGCGTGGTCTTCACATCGTCGATTGCCGTCTTTGGAGCGCCCTTCCCAAAAAAAATCGATGACGAATTCTTTTTGACGCCGCGTACAAGCTATGGAACGCAGAAAGCAATCGGTGAGTTGCTGCTCGCAGATTATTCCCGCAAAGGCTTTCTGGATGGCATTGGTATCCGGTTACCTACGGTGTGCATTCGCCCGGGAAAACCGAATAAAGCGGCGTCCGGCTTCTTCTCCAATATCTTGCGGGAACCCCTCATCGGCAAAGAAGCCACTCTGCCCGTGAATGAAACTGTCAGGCATTGGCATGTCAGTCCTCGTCGTGCAGTTGGTTTTCTCCTGCATGCTGCAACGATTGATCTTGCGCGCCTCGGCCATCGCTGTGTTCTGAACATGCCGGGCCTTTCAGCAACGGTTGGTGAGCAGATCGAAGCATTGCGAAGAGTTGCCGGTGACAAAGCCGTGGCGCTTATCCGTAAGGAACACGATCCGCTTATTGCGGAAATTGTTGATGGCTGGGCGCAAGATTTTGATGCAAGTCGCGCGATCGAGTTGGGCTTTGTCGCGGATACATCGTTCGATGAAATCATCAAACTTCATATTGAAGATGAATTGAACCAGGGGTGA